From Cucumis melo cultivar AY chromosome 3, USDA_Cmelo_AY_1.0, whole genome shotgun sequence:
ATGTTAGACTTGATATTTACATGATCCTAAATATTCAAACCAGCTGTAGAGTTCAGTTGAAAACGaaataatttttcatcaagCAGATGGTGGCATGAAGTGGAACTTGTTAGGTACCAGATACAGGAATCCTTAACTATTGTTTTTAAGTCTACCAGGTGAGAACAGTTGAGATTTAGAAACAAGGTAACTTTTCATGATGACACCTTAACTATTATCAAACTTCCTATTTCTTTTACTTAATAAGCTGAAAAATAGGTATAACTGAATTTGGTTGTGAACATTAACAAGCTGTTGAATCCAACTCTTCAATTAAAATATCTGCAAACAACGCAAGCATGGGAGAGACAAGATCAACTTATGTGCAGTGTAAAACCATCTATGACTTACATGATGCGATATGAATGTCTGTGTAGTTTGTCGCCAGAATCAACATTTTGCGACCTTCTTGCCAGAGGAAGTTTATAGCTTTCCAGAAACCGCTGAAGAAGATTTGGGTTTCCTCTAAATACATCAAGGTATATAGGAATCAAGTCACAGATTGGGTCATctgcaaaagaaaaataaatggtATCTTCTTTTTATCATTGTCATATATACTGGAGTTGTTTTATTCTTTAATAACTTTCTAACCACTGAAGAAATTTAAAGAGGTGCCTCATTTCAAGCTTGCTTTAACGGAAAAAATATGTTAGTAAAGGCACGGAACAATCACTGTCATGAGTCTCAGAGCTTTAGGTACACCTTTGGCCCTAAGACTGACGTTATGcttataaaaaaggaaaaacgtGGGATTTCAGATGCCATGATTCATGCATTAATCAAATCCAAAACGGGGAAAATGTAAATTACAAACGCATGATACTATTTCACAGCCATATTATATTAATGAACCATGTAACGTTACTGGAGAAAAGAAATCCAAACCTATAGACAAATTGCTAAAATCAAGTATGTAACTCGGACTCCAAGATTCACTCTGTTCAATGTCATTCCAGCCATTTTTAGAGCCATTGGAAGGCAGGTTATTGTCTCCAGTACTTTCACTTAAGCACGATTTAACTAAACATGGGTTCATTAGAATATTATCATCCATGATATCAGAATGAATCCATGATAAACCCATGCAGTCCTTGAGGTCATTTTCATCCTGAAATGAAATCAAAATCATCAAAAGATATACGTAGTAATACCAAATCAAAAAATGGCTCAAATCATGTTCAACTCTCGTTGGACGGTTACTCTCTTCCTGAGTTTTTTATCCCTTTACGACGATGTATGCCAATCCACTGcccttttcatttttatttattccaTCGAGGATTGCTTAGTTATTGGATTATTGGTAATAGATCTGTAATTTAATGTAGGCAGAGAGGGTCATTCCCTTATGAACAAAATAATCTCAAAAGAGGACTAAAATTATGTGTCTCTATCAGGGATCAATGGTGGATGACCACAAGTGGAGACTCTTCATTATACGAGCATGGTGTAGCAAAGGTTACTGGGGTTTAGCTCTTAGGAAAAACCAACCCTCTTGAAAGAATTCAGGTCTAGGTTATCTCCTAAGCCCCTTGAAGAGTGCATTGCAACAACATAACAAAGACCACTAATGTATCTTCTTACCAAATGGGGATGGCCACATAAGGACCAAACCATCTTGGAGCATGTTCTCAAAAAACATTAATTCAAAGGAAAAGCCAAGTTCTAAATGCTAGCTACCACACGCTTTGCTgggttttaatattttatttttggctTGAAAGAAAACACAGAATACTTTTTATGAGCTTTGAGAAGAGGATGAGTATATTGAATCTTGATTCTGATCCGTGTTTCTACCTGGATGAAGTTccaagttttgttttttctttttgataatGTAACATAATCTTCAATCCAGGTCATTTGTTTTATTCAGGCCAAAACAGAGTTTATCCTTAATTTTGCTACTCTgtgtggtggtggtggtggatATTTCATCTTCGGACACCAGATAACAGTTTGATCTTTCTATCAATACTATATTTCTTgtcccacaaaaaaaaaaaaaaaaagaaatgcaaaCCTCAATTGTATCAAACAGCTTTGCCATGTCATCTGGTAAGTATTCATCAACTTTCTCCACCAGTGATCTGGGAATAGAACTTCCCCTGCAAAATTTAAATGAATGGTTCATGGGGGAAAATTATATCTTTTCATGGCATGTTAGAATGCTTTGTTATATAAAAGCATTCTGACATGGGCAAAGGTATGGATATAGTATAGTGGTGGCACAACCTAAACCTCAATGGGAAGAGTTTTACTACTGCTAGGCCACCAATTGTAAAAACATGTTAGAAAAACGAAAGGTACATGAGAGCTTTCTACTAGTACTTGAGCAGATACTTCTATTTCACTAATTTGAACGGATCATTCAGTGTAGTTATAAGATATTATTTACTGGGTTTCTTGGTCATGGGGAGGGGCAGAGACCGTTTTGCATCATGATTATTCTTTCTAGTAGTGTTTTGAGTGTAAAGAGGGATATTTTTCCATAGAATTGTCATAGCAACTAAGACTGTAGTCCCCCGTTTAAGCAGTCCTGACTCCACCTGGTAGTAAAAACAAGTAGTGAATTGATGAAGTCCTTGGTCAAATTGAAAACAGAAAAGAGCAGACTGATTAATAGTTATTTTAAGTAGGCAACGCTCACAGATCCTCTTTGGTTTAGTGTTCATACTCCCAGATGCAGATTTACAAAGAAATGAGATCaaaatttatatcatattaGAAAAGTGAAGCAGTGTTCATGACCCGTGAACACAGCTTTCAGATCTCCCATGACAACTTTGTTCTGTAGACATGAGATATTAACATCCCGAGTAAGAGAACCCAAGAGCTTCAAAATAAAAACATCTAATTGATTCTGACTCAAGTCCAAAAGCATTGAACTGGAAGGTTTAAGGAGAATTTGGTATGATCACATGTGCACCGAAATGCATAAAATATTTGACGGAGTCATCAACTTTAAATTGGCCATTTGATCAATGTCTGATCGCAGATGAATAGAAAACGTATACAAACCATTCAAGTGACATAAGGAGACATACCATTTCTTAACGTGATCTGAAATGCTCTTCCTCTTCTTATTTAAAGTTTTGATAAAAACGTCCCATTTGGGAGTAATTTTTGAGCAATCAGGAATAGCCTCCAATGTATAGCTAGCTGATGAAATTGTGCTATTAAAAGGTGGATGAGGTAAGAGATGAAGATTGCGCAATTGCTCTCCCAAAAAGGAAGCTAAGTTTAAAGCATCGTCCCATGATAAGAGATCCCTTCTGCACAATTTGATTTGAACTCGGTCAataaaatccttcaattctcaaatgaAAAATTCCAACAATCACTAAATCCTAACTAAAGCATATCATTTAACGAAAAAAAAGATGAGAATTAGAACTTGAAAAGTAGTAGATGATCTTACAGTTGAGCAAACATCTTCCCTCTGCATCGCTTAGTAATGATGTATGGCCATATATTTATTGGTTCAGCAGAACCCATTGGTTCATGCATTGATATGCCAGCTTTTCTGAATTCAAATTGTTTCTTGCTCCATACACCAAAAGGGAAATCATTTGCCCGGTACATATCTGGAAGGAGGTTGCACTTGGCAATCACATCTGGAATTTTTTTGCCATCCCAAGGCACAATTTTATAAGCTCCATTTTCAAGGTAAAGAATCCCAGACGCTAAGACTTCAGGAATGTGATTTTTCAGTGGAGAATTCCCTTCACATAATAGATTATAGAACTCGAGCTGTGAAGTATGCAGCACAGAAGTTGAATGGATAATACATgatattttaggataaaaatgAAAGTACAGTGCCTACTACCTCAGTGCCTAAACTGTACAGTGAGGCTTCAACACCTTCTTCAATATATATCTTTACTACACGATCATCCATGAGATAAACCTAGAGAACAAGCAAAAAGTGACAAAAAACACTTAAAGGAGCTTCCTCCTCTCAGAAAACGTCATTATGCACAATAGCACAGTGTGTTGGGCTAGAAATTTATAACTCAAAAGTAAAGAGTCAAAACTAATTAGACTAGAAACACCTTTAGGTCTTATAAGTAATCATCACCACAAGAGTCCAGAAGACCGATGACCACTCATTTCTTTCGGCTGTAAATTTTATTGAGTTTCCAGCACCAGAATAGCCCTTAATGAGTGCACTTGGGTTTTACCTGACATACTTTAGCATCCCTACTTTTAAAGACAAAGGAAATTTGCATAGATCTTTGCCATTTCTGGCATATTTGGTTTCAGTTAGAACAGTCAGCAGAAATATATATATCCCTCACTGATGCAATGCTCGAGGTGTCTGAATATGTTTCTTTCAttttagataagaaacaaaattttcatGAAAGAAAGAAGCAGATATTTGTATTAACTGGGGTGCCTTATCATTAATTCTGACTCAACAATGTTCTCTAGTTTATTTGAGTCGTATTCCCCTGatgattttttaattatttgggTTGCAACTTCTTTAATTCTTAGTCATTGGGCTTAGGCATGCAAACAGAGTTCTCCATAGTAAATGTGGGTACGTTTACCATGGAGAACTCAGTGATAGATGAAAATTTACAATAGAAGTTACCAATAACTTCCATTAGTAGAATACAAACAGCCCAACCAAAAACCAAACAAGAAAATGAAGATCATTAACTCAGCCAATATGTCAACATTTCAAGGTGGTGGCAAAACAACTCAAGGAAGGGGATAGAAACTCCAAGAAGAAAAGAGTTCAGAAGACTTACAGGATTACTACCAGTGCCAACAGGAAGCCGCTCCTCATCAGTGGGAGGAGACATATCATGAAAGGCACAAATTTCTTTTAGGCATTCTAACCATTTTCCAGCATTTATAGCAAGACATGCTCCCTGAGATATTTTAAAGTAACTAATAACTTATAAGTTGTTAGGAACAAATAAAATGTTTAACTGTTTAGATATGTGATTAGTAAAAATTAAACTAGCATTAAGGTCAGAGACCTCAAGTTAAAGCTCaaaatacacacacatatattttaAGAAACCAAACTTTCATCGATTAAAATGAAAAGATACGCAAGGGAATATAAAAAGTATGGTTTATCCATGACATATTACAactggaaagaaaaaaacccCTTCAGATGGAGGATCTTAAAAATTTATGCCCTAGGAAAGttggtttttttcctttgaacaaGAGACACCCTTATAAGAACGGTTGCTGTCCAACAAAGTTCATAATCAAGAAGCAATTCCAAAAATGAATAGAAAAGCCTCTAATAAACTAACGAGTGGGTaggaaagaaatatatgacactAAAGTTGGATCTCCTACAGCTTACGTAACTAACCAAGCCAACTTATTTACAAGACAGTTTCTTATTATATGTAATAGAAAAATGATACTTATCGTTATGAATGATGGCCAGCCACAAAAGATACGTACCTTCCATATCAACTCTCTGATTGCTGGTTTCTCATACCAGAGCTTGGATAACCATTCCCTCAATTCCCGTTGTCCAATGCAATTGCCTGAGCTCCAAGGAAAATTATAGTGATCTCTTTCCTTGTCCAGAAATGAGGCCAAGAAATTTATATCATAAGAAAAACCTTGCTTCCACAAATGATAGAATTTAGAGGCACCACTTATTGCATTTTTATGAGTTGTATCATCTTCACATTTGTGCACCTTgattcttttctctttcctttcaAGATCAAAAGTACTCAAACTACTGTTATCACATGGAATATGAGTTTCAGCATCCTCCAATCCATTTCCATTAAGAGCAAGGAATCCAGCACGACAAACTCCCTTGTGACGATAACCAGGCGCCATATCGAAGCATACAAATTCGAAGTTGTTGACATTAACAAAATTCTGTGTGACAGCAATTGTTGATTCTAGATTAAGGACACAGTGCCACCAACCACTTGGAACATAGATAGTCTCTCCTGGAAGTTGGGTGCATTCGATAGGCTTATCTTCATCAGCAAGAAGGGGATAAAAGTCGAGCCACCACTATATGCACAATAGCCCAAAGTTGTCATCGGAAAACACACACACAATTACCAGCCCAAAGTGAATTGTTTAAGCTCCGCTTGGTatccattttgttttttaatttcggttcttgaaaattaagcttatttcctcttttttttacaATGATTTGTATTTTCTTACGTACAAGGTGTGAAATCTTAGCCAAATTACAAAGTCAAAAACAAGATTTGAAAAGTGtttttttagtttcaaaattttatttggtCACGAACACATAGGTAAAAAGTAGatcaaaaagcaaaaaaaattagagatgGAAGGAATATCTATGGGcttcattttcaaaaactaaaactaaaaagcCAAATGATTGCAAAATGTGGccttaattattttgtttgtttcttttctgaaagaaagaaagaaagaaagaaaacagaaacaaaagcaaaaaaaaattgtctttgTTTTGGGAGACAAAACAGTGATTTTATTGATGCAATGAAATATACAAAAAGGGCCCAGGGGCTTGCAACAACCAACATAAAATCAGAAATTAATACCTAAAATAAGAAAACCAACTTAGGACAGTATACCTGGAGCGAAGATGGGGTTTCAATATTGACATCACCATCTTCCTCATTGACATGGACTGTTACACCTAGAGGCACTTTTCCAGGAGGGTACAGTGCCCACCTGTTAAAAAATTGTTATACTGCTTTGTTTGGATTAATTTGtaatataaacaaaaaagagAAGTAAATCATCATAAGTTTCCAGGTATACACAGATGAAGCACAATTCAGAAATTTTTAGAccatcgatcagatatcacaataATTGTTCTAAAACATAAGAAACTTAATTGGTGATGGATGATGTAGTTCGCTCCTGCTAAAAATGAATGAATGTTTATAACAAATTATCCTTTCTCAACACATTACTGACCAGCCATATATTCAAATCTAATGATCAGACGTTGTAGAAGACAAGAGGTCACTGCCCACTCGTAAAAACAAATCCTGGCCTATACAAATCTAAAATCCCATACAGGGAGATATTTACGTTTGATTAAGTGGAGGCCACATTATTAAGAGGAATATCAACAAGATCATCAATCAGACTATTGACACTCTTCATGCTTCAAGTCATTCTGCCACTTGAGGACTTATCCCTGACCCATGTGGCTCCATACACCATCTCCCTAAGAAACCTCTCTATCTTATGACTAATTGTCCCCTAAAACACCTCGATCAGTTTTTTGGCTCAAAAATGTGTATGCATCCCTTAAACTAAGAATAGTTTGATGGTAGAACTATTAAGCAAATATAGGAACAGAGAAAACCAAGCATCCAACTTTCACAATATAATATGACACAGTTTTCTCCAGAACAATCACATACAGAATGAACTCAACAATATATTTTCCTATAATATGATATGGCCAATAAATTCCATAACATGTATACACAGAATATATGGTCATGGGTCATGGTTTCGTCCAAAATATGAATACATAGTGCttctttataaaaataaaataaaaatgttgcATTACTACAGAACCTTAGAGTTTCTCTGAAATAGCTATAGCTCAGGATTTATACCTCTTACGACCACATAAAAGGGTATTCCAGGCACTTGTAAGCGATGGATCAACATGCCAAGATGCACCAGACCTCTCAGGACCGATGATAAGCCATCTGAAGGGAGGCCGTTTATCTTTATCCAATACATCAAAAAGATCTTCTTGAAATAGATGAGGAACGTCATAATCTTTTAATAAATCTGGTGCAGCTTCCCCGAACTACACAAAGTATGGAAAAAAATGTCCTAAACTTAAATGGAGTTTAGAAAAAAGCAAAAAAcgtttatatattattatcatcTCCCTGAACTACCTTGTCATCAAATATATACAAGGGATCCTCATCATGCTGAAGTTCCATGTATGCCGCATAATCCTTAAATTTCATAGAGATCTTCTTAGTACTCCTTTGAGAGATTCTGAATGCAGTATCTCCATATTTTTGCGATAGATTGTCAATTGACCAAGCATGCCGAGCTGGCCAAGTATCAACCAAGCCAGAAAGTATAATCTGCCAGAAACAGCCCATGAAAATGACTTTAAACCTAAACCATAAGTCATTTTTAGATCTAAAAGGGAGAAGCACACAGTGCTGCCCATTAAAGAAAACCATTCTTGAACCTCATCATCTACGAGTTTTTTCTCTCTCTGTTCTTGAACAAAAAGAAAGTTTATGCATTCCACAAAGTGCCACCGTATTGCAACAACTCAAGTGGATAGAATAATGATTGGGGTAAAGAAAGGCCAAAAAAAACTTGTCAATCATCAGTGCAAGTAttcctataaaataaaatgactaAACTAACACAAGTCCCAACAAAGTGTGATAATGTTAAGAGTGCCCAATATCTATACGTGTTAATCTTAGACACAATACCCAAATAAGTTTCTCTGTCTCTTACTTATCATAACTTAAGTGCCAAAGACGACTACAGCATCTAGGGCTTAAAAGACAAAATGTTAGGCCAAGAACATGATTGAAATGCAAAATTAAATAACAGTTATTGTTTGAAACATACAGAAGAAGGATCATGTCAGGTTGCTATCCATCTCAGTTTAGATGAGTTAGATACCCAGCCAAGGGAAAGGGAAGAAGCTAGAAATGGAATCAATAAATTAAAGAGATTTGAGGGCCAATTGAATCGCAGGACTTTAATGATCAATTTTGTTCACAAGTAAACTGGCTACAATAAGATAGGACATGTTACGATATCAACTAAGCTAACATACTGGTTTCTTTCCATCGAACTCCTCTTGAAATTCTTCCAAAGAAAGATCATTTTTCCTTTCCACATTGCCAGCATCCAAATAAAATCCATTCAGTGTAGTATGACACCGATAAAATCTTCTGTACAAGAATATTGA
This genomic window contains:
- the LOC103488073 gene encoding lysine-specific demethylase JMJ21 isoform X1; protein product: MDNSGPPAAVYGFRDRRPEALGDLRILPDEVINAIVENLTPRDVSRLACVSSVMYIFCNEEPLWMSLCLNSAKGPLQYKGSWKETALHLENVPDGYGEPCRKKLQFDGFHSIFLYRRFYRCHTTLNGFYLDAGNVERKNDLSLEEFQEEFDGKKPIILSGLVDTWPARHAWSIDNLSQKYGDTAFRISQRSTKKISMKFKDYAAYMELQHDEDPLYIFDDKFGEAAPDLLKDYDVPHLFQEDLFDVLDKDKRPPFRWLIIGPERSGASWHVDPSLTSAWNTLLCGRKRWALYPPGKVPLGVTVHVNEEDGDVNIETPSSLQWWLDFYPLLADEDKPIECTQLPGETIYVPSGWWHCVLNLESTIAVTQNFVNVNNFEFVCFDMAPGYRHKGVCRAGFLALNGNGLEDAETHIPCDNSSLSTFDLERKEKRIKVHKCEDDTTHKNAISGASKFYHLWKQGFSYDINFLASFLDKERDHYNFPWSSGNCIGQRELREWLSKLWYEKPAIRELIWKGACLAINAGKWLECLKEICAFHDMSPPTDEERLPVGTGSNPVYLMDDRVVKIYIEEGVEASLYSLGTELEFYNLLCEGNSPLKNHIPEVLASGILYLENGAYKIVPWDGKKIPDVIAKCNLLPDMYRANDFPFGVWSKKQFEFRKAGISMHEPMGSAEPINIWPYIITKRCRGKMFAQLRDLLSWDDALNLASFLGEQLRNLHLLPHPPFNSTISSASYTLEAIPDCSKITPKWDVFIKTLNKKRKSISDHVKKWGSSIPRSLVEKVDEYLPDDMAKLFDTIEDENDLKDCMGLSWIHSDIMDDNILMNPCLVKSCLSESTGDNNLPSNGSKNGWNDIEQSESWSPSYILDFSNLSIDDPICDLIPIYLDVFRGNPNLLQRFLESYKLPLARRSQNVDSGDKLHRHSYRIMCYCILHDEDILGAMASLWKELKTAKSWEEIELTVWGGLNSYKGLT
- the LOC103488073 gene encoding lysine-specific demethylase JMJ21 isoform X2 — encoded protein: MDNSGPPAAVYGFRDRRPEALGDLRILPDEVINAIVENLTPRDVSRLACVSSVMYIFCNEEPLWMSLCLNSAKGPLQYKGSWKETALHLENVPDGYGEPCRKKLQFDGFHSIFLYRRFYRCHTTLNGFYLDAGNVERKNDLSLEEFQEEFDGKKPIILSGLVDTWPARHAWSIDNLSQKYGDTAFRISQRSTKKISMKFKDYAAYMELQHDEDPLYIFDDKFGEAAPDLLKDYDVPHLFQEDLFDVLDKDKRPPFRWLIIGPERSGASWHVDPSLTSAWNTLLCGRKRWALYPPGKVPLGVTVHVNEEDGDVNIETPSSLQWWLDFYPLLADEDKPIECTQLPGETIYVPSGWWHCVLNLESTIAVTQNFVNVNNFEFVCFDMAPGYRHKGVCRAGFLALNGNGLEDAETHIPCDNSSLSTFDLERKEKRIKVHKCEDDTTHKNAISGASKFYHLWKQGFSYDINFLASFLDKERDHYNFPWSSGNCIGQRELREWLSKLWYEKPAIRELIWKGACLAINAGKWLECLKEICAFHDMSPPTDEERLPVGTGSNPVYLMDDRVVKIYIEEGVEASLYSLGTELEFYNLLCEGNSPLKNHIPEVLASGILYLENGAYKIVPWDGKKIPDVIAKCNLLPDMYRANDFPFGVWSKKQFEFRKAGISMHEPMGSAEPINIWPYIITKRCRGKMFAQLRDLLSWDDALNLASFLGEQLRNLHLLPHPPFNSTISSASYTLEAIPDCSKITPKWDVFIKTLNKKRKSISDHVKKWWSQDCLNGGLQS